The window GAGCCGGCGGCACCTGTGACTTGAACGATAATGGCTTTGCGATCCATGTTATCTGGCGTGTTAAGGAACATCCCGAACCCGTCAATACCATCATCGCCAACTTTCTGTGGGTTGGATGCCAAGCCGTCTATGAGTGAGATCGCCCAGTCCTGGAACTTGAACGGAACGGTTTTGGCAAGTTGACGGGCGGTGTCCATATCAACAGGTACGCCTTCGATGGGAAGCGGGGTTATACCGTTAGGGGCAAGGCGGTATCGGTTTATCAAACGGAGTGCGAAGGGGAGGATGTCTATACCGATAACATCCCTCCCGTTTTTCGCAGCGGCTTCTATGGTCGTGCCACAGCCTGCGAAAGGGTCAAGCACGAGATCGCCGGGATTAGAGGACGCTTTGATGATGCGTTCGTAGAGTGCAAGCGGCTTTTGGGTTGGGTAGCCGAGACGTTCATTGGCAGTTGATCCTAAATGCGGTATCTGCCAAACATCATTTAATTTGACACCTCTATTTTCATCTTCAAGATAGACTTTGTATCTTTTTCCTTTAACGGTGTGCCATCGCCATCTTCTACCGTCGTTATCTGTGTATGAATAATCTTTCTTTATCCAATCGCCATAGGGTTCGTACTGTACATTGAATTTAAAATCATCTGATTTTGTGTATCGGAAAAGAACATCATGCATCCGTTGAAAGTTTCTGTTTCCTGTGGTCCATCTACGGTAATGCCAAACAATCTCGTTCCGAAAGTTCTTTTCACCAAAAATAGCATCCATTATGAGTTTGAGGTAGTGGCTGGCGTAGGGGTCGCAGTGTAGGTAGATGCTGCCTGTATCCTTGAGTATCCGGTGCATGATAAAGAGGCGTTCTGCCATGTAGGAGGTATAGGACAACATCTTGCTTTGCGGGATGAAGCCTTCAAATCCAGCAATCACCTTTGATGCGGGGTTGGCGACAGCGTTCTTGAGGCGCGCGACGCGTTCTGCGGACGTGTTGTCCCAGAGCCAGACGTCATCAAACGCTTTGATTTGTGGATCAATGCGGAGTCCGGAGTTCTTGAAAACCTTGTTGTATTTCTCGTTGGAGTTGAAGGGGGGATCGAGGCAGATCAGGTCGATGCACCTGTTCTCAAAGTCTGCCATAACATCAAGGCAATCGCCGTAATAGAGCGTGTTGGGGGCAAATCGAATGTTCATAGTCCTCTTGCGGGCTGCAATATGAGAGTGAAGGAAAGCCCTTTTCTCTCACTCTAAGAAAAATGACAGGACTATAGGGGGTACGCTGATGGGCGCATCGAGAGGGAATAGAAAGGTATTTGGCAACCTTCCCTATAGGGTGCTGGTTCCCATTAATCTCACACGCAAAGCGCATGTTGTGATACAATAGAAACCAGCGCTGTCATACTCTACCTATGGCAGTGCTAAGCGTCGCGGGTGTTCTGAGCACCTGCGGCGCGCCTAAGAAATTAGGGAGCTGCCCTGACGTGAGCAACACTTCAGTAGCGAAGGTGCTTCCAAAGTTTTGCGTCCACGTCAGATATATTATAGCAAAAAAAGAAAATTTTTGTCACGGATTTTTTTTGGGATTATAGCGCACTCGGCATTCAGAATGGGAACTCTCTGCTGGCGTGGTGTGTGATTTTATCCTGCAAGTGTATAATCGGAAATGTCCTCACTCAACGTTAGGGTATTTGACACCTGCCGATTTTGAGAACAAAACTTGTCTTAACTTTACTGAGGCATTACAATCCCGTATTTAACCAATGCTTTTTTGACGAAGGTATTGAGAATTGGAGCATGTTATGAATGTAACCTTTGATTCAAACGTTTGGGAAAGAATAATTGATGAAAATGACTGCCACCTTGCGAAAATAAAAGATAAAATCCGCGACGGTAGAATTCGGTCACATATCTGTGAAATTGCTTTAAGTTTAGAACCCATTAAAAAGAAGTTGAGAGTTGAATTCTTTGAAAATTATCATCTCCGTACAACGATTAATAATTTACCACCTAAAGGTGAGACGCTGACTATGCAAATTGGTTTTAAACCAAACGTTGAACTTCACCCAGGCTTCCACCCTAAGCTGTGGGCTAAGATTTTGGAAGCCCGAAATCTTGGGTTCCGGGTGCTCAGAATGACAAATATAGGAACAGTCCGTCCTAAAAATATCCCAGATGACATGTATATCAATCCCACCGATATGGATGAATTCTGGAGATATGCTGAACCATTAGCAAGTTGTAGTGACTACATAACAAGTATGGGTTGCGGGCAGGCAGCATACAATAGATTTAAAGAGGAATTTAATCTGGTTGGTTTAGATGTCCATTCAATACCAGTCGAACGTAGGAAGGAATTTGTAGAACGCTGGAAGGAATTTGCGGAAGCGATTGCTGAGTGGGTCGATGGTGACTCACTTGCGGCACACTATGCAGCAGGGAATGATTTCTTTTGTACAGATGATAAAGCTGGGAATGCGGGAACTACATCTATATTTCACAATCAAAATAGGACTCGACTGATACAGAAGTTTGGTATCAAAATAATTTCAAGCTGTGAGGCTGCTCAACTCTGTTAATCTAATACCATTTCTGATTTGAAATTGTAGCATAAACTTTTAGAAATGGTATAACCTATACTCCGCACTTCTAATTTCGTTTTTTGGTATTTATTTCCTGAACCCTTGTGGTTCCAACATTCAGCAAACGATGCCAAGGGGATCAGAGAAAAAGATAGGGTCATTTAGTTTTAAGGTTTTTGTCCGGTTTATCCGAAAAGTCGGGATTAGGAAATTCCTCCTACCAGAGAACTGAATGGCTCTGGATATAAATACAAAGCACATTGACAAAATATACAGTTTTGAAGTAGAATTCAGAGCAACTAACAGTTTCCAGCATTCACGCGAGACATTCTATAGCGATAAGGAGTCCAAACATGCTAACGCAAGAACAGGTTGATTTTTATCATGAGAATGGCTATCTCAAGGTAGACCAACTCTTTGCACCTGAAGAAACGAAAGAACTGGCATCCGAAATGGTGAGGATTATTAACAATTGGGGACAGGAGACGATCGGTTGGCCGGGACCTTGGCGTACACTCTACCTCAAGGAAGAAGATCAGCAGACGACGAAGGCTGTCTTTATGCACAACCCGCATTTCTACTCTGCGGCATGGGGTCGGGTGATTTTCCATGAACGGCTGACGGGTGCAGTACAGGCACTCATTGGTGATACGATTCAGTGGCACCATACCGTGCTACATGCGAAACCACCGGAAAAAGGGACACCGTTCCCGATGCATCAAGACTATCCGTTCTATCCACACGACGGACTCGACTTCGTTGATTGTCTCGTCCATCTCGATGACGCTCCCTTTGAGAGCGGTGCCCTACGGGTCGTCCCTGGCAGCCATAAAGAGGGACCGCGGGAACACATCACGGGTGAAGGCACGGCACCGCATCTGCCTACCGATAAATTCCATCCAGATTTCGTTGACTCGATTCCCGTTCCGGCAAAAGCAGGAGATGTTATCTTCTTTAGCTATTGCCTCATCCACTGGTCAGAGGTCAATCGGACAGAGCAGTGGCGGAAAGCCGTTCGATTCGGATACCACAAGCCTGAAATGCGCCCCGTCGGTCGTCCTGAAGAGGAGCCTTATAACAACATTATGGCGGGTGGGTTCAAAACGAATCCAGCGTCTGAAGAAATAATGGCTTAATCGGGATGGTAGGAAGGAAGATTGGAAGATTCGGGTGGAGGGTTGGAAGGTTAGAAGATTGGGAACCCAGCCTTCCAGCCTTCCATTTCCTTATCAGTCGTTAGCGGCGTTTCACATTGCCCCAAGTGGTCGTTAACTTCCCTCCGGGTTGAACCGCCAATCCGCCAATTGTTTTCATAGCAAGATTCATCTCATCAACGTCAATCACCCTGTCCCACATATAGACTTCAGCAATCACAGCGTTTAACCACTGTCCATCCTCGCGGTGTGCGATAAATACAGGGCGGTTGCCGGCTTCACAAGGACCGTTGCCGTTATCAGGAGCTTGGGCGACGGGGTCATCGTCTCCGTTGACGTAAACGCGCACGCCCTCATCCAATAGGAACGTGCCGCATTGGTGAATCCATTCGCCGCCGGGTGCTGTGCCTGCGCCGTGTGGTTCCGAAACACCAGAACCCGGGCATGTCCAAACTGACATCCCTGCCCCGAAATCGTCATAAATATAGAGCGAGAATTCCCACTGTCCACCGGCACCTTTCATGACGATAGGTTGACGGGTTTGCCCGTGGGCATCCGTTCCGACTTTCAGCACCTTGACCCATGCACAGATGGTAATGCCCTTTTTATCATCAAAGTGGGAATCGATGTCTTTGTTCTGACCTGCCATGTCAATCATGATGAAGGTTTCCTTGCCGTCAAACTCCATCACTTGTTTGAGGTCATTGTGTTTGGCATCGACCCACTTCGGTGGGCTCTTACTGAGTTCCGTGTCAAAACTGTGAGGTCCGTGGTCAGCGACCTTGTTTCCTGCACCTTCATTCATCGGTAGATACATCCACAACCCATCTTCGATATCAGCAGCGGATGCGAGAAAAGTTGCAGCGGAAAATATCGCTATCAGCGACGCGAAAAATATAATCTGACGCATTTTTTCCTCCTTCTTCGGAATTAATCGGTAATAGACGGGCAATAAATTGCCCTACTACAAACAAGAGACCCGTTCGTAGTAGTGCGATTCATCGCACGTTGAGAAACTGCCTGATTAAATTCTTAATCTTCATACAGTCTTCTTCGGAATTAATCGGTAATAGACGGGCAATAAATTGCCCTACTACAAACAANNNNNNNNNNNNNNNNNNNNNNNNNNNNNNNNNNNNNNNNNNNNNNNNNNNNNNNNNNNNNNNNNNNNNNNNNNNNNNNNNNNNNNNNNNNNNNNNNNNNGAGACCCGTTCGTAGTAGTGCGATTCATCGCACGTT is drawn from Candidatus Poribacteria bacterium and contains these coding sequences:
- a CDS encoding site-specific DNA-methyltransferase, with product MNIRFAPNTLYYGDCLDVMADFENRCIDLICLDPPFNSNEKYNKVFKNSGLRIDPQIKAFDDVWLWDNTSAERVARLKNAVANPASKVIAGFEGFIPQSKMLSYTSYMAERLFIMHRILKDTGSIYLHCDPYASHYLKLIMDAIFGEKNFRNEIVWHYRRWTTGNRNFQRMHDVLFRYTKSDDFKFNVQYEPYGDWIKKDYSYTDNDGRRWRWHTVKGKRYKVYLEDENRGVKLNDVWQIPHLGSTANERLGYPTQKPLALYERIIKASSNPGDLVLDPFAGCGTTIEAAAKNGRDVIGIDILPFALRLINRYRLAPNGITPLPIEGVPVDMDTARQLAKTVPFKFQDWAISLIDGLASNPQKVGDDGIDGFGMFLNTPDNMDRKAIIVQVTGAAGSQKAKFDRLHANIRNENAAMGILITLDAQTAQRNWKHTLDPIRMGETTYLPLQCFSIEEYYRNNEQWDRILTLPSLANPWTGKHMQQNILFQT
- a CDS encoding phytanoyl-CoA dioxygenase family protein, with the protein product MLTQEQVDFYHENGYLKVDQLFAPEETKELASEMVRIINNWGQETIGWPGPWRTLYLKEEDQQTTKAVFMHNPHFYSAAWGRVIFHERLTGAVQALIGDTIQWHHTVLHAKPPEKGTPFPMHQDYPFYPHDGLDFVDCLVHLDDAPFESGALRVVPGSHKEGPREHITGEGTAPHLPTDKFHPDFVDSIPVPAKAGDVIFFSYCLIHWSEVNRTEQWRKAVRFGYHKPEMRPVGRPEEEPYNNIMAGGFKTNPASEEIMA